In the Constrictibacter sp. MBR-5 genome, one interval contains:
- a CDS encoding transposase, which produces MSDAAHRRAVETVLDTGQGGCALRAPAAARTVEDALLHFDGVRCRLLAWAVMPNHVHVLIETLPGHPVPALVHSWKSFTAHRIRPGGGRFWQPDYWDRFIRDDGHLAAAVRYIEANPVAAGLCAAPADWPFGSARRRLISG; this is translated from the coding sequence ATGTCCGACGCCGCGCATCGTCGGGCGGTTGAAACCGTACTCGACACCGGCCAGGGCGGCTGTGCGCTGCGGGCGCCTGCGGCGGCGCGGACCGTCGAGGATGCGCTGCTGCATTTCGACGGCGTGCGATGCCGCCTGCTCGCCTGGGCCGTGATGCCGAACCATGTCCACGTCCTGATCGAGACGCTGCCGGGTCACCCGGTTCCCGCCCTGGTTCATTCCTGGAAGTCGTTCACGGCGCACCGTATCCGGCCGGGCGGTGGACGCTTCTGGCAGCCGGACTATTGGGATCGCTTCATCCGCGACGACGGCCATCTCGCCGCCGCGGTGCGATACATCGAGGCGAACCCGGTGGCGGCGGGGCTCTGCGCGGCACCGGCGGACTGGCCTTTCGGGAGCGCGCGGCGGCGTTTGATTTCGGGGTAG